A single Danio aesculapii chromosome 19, fDanAes4.1, whole genome shotgun sequence DNA region contains:
- the LOC130246853 gene encoding uncharacterized protein LOC130246853, which produces MRERCQVPVENKHLFARPGALSHYRGADCIRLYAKESGAKHPEALCSTKLRKQVATLSTVLNLKDNEMDQLANFLGHDIRVHREFYRLPESTLQLAKISKVLIAMEKGRLPELQGKGLDGITIDPQDEMDVSSNSSSDEAELQTSSCRSQENEDHMNAGNLQDEGPQDEGLEVSSKKKAKMGSQKAHVGRPKSPSIVDLDVAHLKPGPKVIVKRKWSEEEVNAVEKHMLHFIHSCRVPGKADCVSCLLAEPHALRNRDWSAVKFYVNNRIAALKRQQSR; this is translated from the exons ATGAGAGAAAGGTGTCAAGTTCCTGTTGAAAACAAGCATTTATTTGCTCGTCCAGGTGCTCTGTCTCACTATCGGGGTGCAGACTGCATTCGCCTGTATGCCAAAGAAAGTGGAGCAAAGCATCCAGAAGCCCTTTGCTCAACAAAGCTACGTAAGCAAGTTGCCACGTTGTCCACAGTATTAAACCTTAAAGACAATGAGATGGATCAATTAGCCAACTTCCTTGGCCATGATATTAGAGTTCATCGGGAGTTCTACCGCCTCCCTGAAAGCACTTTACAGCTTGCAAAGATTAGCAAGGTCTTAATTGCTATGGAAAAAGGGAGACTGCCCGAACTCCAGGGCAAAGGATTAGATGGCATAACAATAGATCCTCAAG atgAAATGGATGTCTCCAGCAACAGTTCCAGTGATGAGGCAGAACTGCAAACTTCAAGTTGCAGAAGTCAAGAGAATGAGGATCATATGAATG CAGGCAACCTGCAAGACGAGGGACCTCAAGATGAGGGACTCGAGGTGTCTTCAAAGAAAAAGGCAAAAATGG GCTCCCAGAAAGCACATGTGGGTAGACCTAAATCCCCCTCCATTGTAGACTTGGATGTTGCCCATCTCAAACCAG gtcCAAAAGTCATTGTGAAAAGGAAGTGGTCAGAAGAGGAGGTCAATGCagttgaaaaacatatgctgcatttcATACACAGCTGTAGAGTTCCTGGGAAAGCAGACTGTGTCTCGTGTCTGTTGGCCGAACCTCATGCACTAAGAAACAGAGATTGGTCTGCTGTTAAGTTTTATGTAAATAACAGAATTGCTGCTTTGAAAAGACAACAGAGTCGGTAG